Proteins encoded within one genomic window of Hermetia illucens chromosome 2, iHerIll2.2.curated.20191125, whole genome shotgun sequence:
- the LOC119648532 gene encoding baculoviral IAP repeat-containing protein 1e-like, translated as MLAIDGATVLLKQQSDKFNREIMAISSKGVAHALETFKNAPKHIKHRSEWFVAAGFLYTGENNEVHCETCETTVNVPDGDIDPWDSHQRASPDCLYLKIITKYTPGQSARLDLERKCNLTESLSFVSKSYDKAPKSLKAVAPRLTMSGFYYTSHGDQIKCCSCEETYENFPENVDPWKWHFKSKPDCEYVQLVVKYDLLDGAGSQDLAAKIVSYEKSPEVLKKNTGQYAMAGFFYTGRSDQVHCRSCNLILSDITEATNPWEEHSKLQPDCEYLRVVQKHGIMDAMHQQDLPTNLESYNKAPGMLKKAARRYAMAGFVYTGSSDQVLCRSCGTTISEWSELDDPWQKHVTNSPNCKYVEILKKHKLIDLTDQDLLSKITSFQLAPRNLTEMRVDLAMAGFFYTGQGDNVQCYSCGLNQSDWTDGANPWEKHLENSPDCTYVKIIQEHDVLMDGLYDSFEEASESNETEADEEEECVVTSDS; from the coding sequence ATGCTAGCGATTGACGGTGCAACAGTTTTGTTAAAACAACAGAGTGATAAGTTCAATCGCGAAATTATGGCAATCAGCTCGAAAGGTGTGGCCCACGCTCTCGAAACTTTCAAAAATGCACCAAAGCACATAAAACATAGATCGGAATGGTTTGTAGCCGCTGGATTTCTATATACTGGAGAGAATAATGAAGTGCATTGTGAGACTTGTGAAACAACAGTGAACGTCCCTGATGGCGACATCGACCCATGGGATTCCCATCAGAGAGCTTCACCGGATTGTCTGTACTTGAAGATAATAACAAAGTACACACCCGGTCAATCTGCACGACTCGACTTGGAAAGGAAATGTAATCTTACTGAGTCTTTATCGTTTGTTTCAAAATCCTACGATAAGGCCCCGAAATCATTGAAGGCGGTAGCACCAAGACTCACTATGTCGGGATTTTACTATACTAGCCATGGGGACCAAATCAAATGTTGTAGCTGTGAAGAGACCTAtgaaaattttcctgaaaatgtGGATCCTTGGAAATGGCACTTCAAATCCAAACCGGATTGTGAATACGTTCAACTGGTGGTGAAATATGACTTACTAGATGGTGCAGGTAGCCAAGATTTGGCAGCGAAAATTGTATCTTATGAGAAATCTCCCgaagttttgaagaaaaacacgggacaatatgcaatggcAGGTTTCTTCTATACAGGCCGTTCCGATCAAGTGCACTGCCGGAGTTGTAACCTAATCTTATCCGATATTACAGAAGCCACTAATCCTTGGGAAGAACATTCTAAGCTCCAGCCAGATTGTGAGTACCTACGTGTTGTTCAAAAACACGGAATTATGGACGCTATGCACCAACAAGATTTGCCAACGAATCTAGAATCATATAACAAAGCGCCGGGAATGCTAAAGAAAGCAGCTCGAAGATACGCCATGGCTGGCTTCGTGTACACTGGATCCAGTGACCAAGTATTATGCCGTAGTTGCGGTACAACTATTTCCGAATGGAGTGAACTCGATGATCCCTGGCAAAAGCATGTTACAAATTCCCCAAATTGCAAATACGTTGAAATTctaaaaaaacacaaattaaTCGATTTAACTGATCAAGATTTACTATCAAAGATAACATCCTTTCAGTTGGCACCAAGGAACTTGACGGAAATGAGAGTTGACCTCGCTATGGCTGGTTTCTTCTACACAGGCCAAGGTGACAATGTGCAATGTTACAGTTGTGGGCTAAATCAGTCCGATTGGACAGATGGAGCCAACCCTTGGGAAAAACACCTTGAAAACTCCCCGGATTGCACATATGTTAAGATAATCCAAGAGCATGACGTACTAATGGATGGTCTTTACGACTCGTTTGAAGAGGCATCAGAAAGCAACGAAACAGAGGCagacgaagaagaagaatgtgtAGTTACTTCTGATTCATAA